CTGAAGGTCGGCAAGGGTAAACGTGGTAGTAGCGGTAACGGGTGTTCCGTTCAGGTAAAGAATACCCGAACCTTCGGGCAGCGGGGTGGTGCTGTTAAAGTCGAACATCACGTTGGCGGGGTTGGGCAGATAAGGTAAATCTCCTGCCGGAGGAGGAAGTTCTTCGTAATCGTGAACATTTAACAAATCGGTGGTGATGATGGCCGTTTCATTGGGTTTCAGCCCCAAGGGGGAATTAGCAGTAACAACAGGCGGCATATTTAACCAGTAAAACCGTTTATATATGCTGTAATGCCCGCAGTTAAAACAGGTTCTGTTAGGAATGGCTTCAAAGTAGTCTAAGAATGGGGTAAAAGTACCGTTATAGGAATCTGATGCAAGGATAATATTATGTGAGCTTATCGAATCGGTACTAAATTCAAATTTAGCCAATCCGCCTATATCTGCGGGCAATCCGAGCGTTTCGGGTGCGATGAGTACTAAGGGCGAGCCATCGGGTCTTGTATAGGTTTCGACATATTTTAAAAATACAGGGATATCTCCGTCTGTGGTATTTACAAACGAATTTCCACGGTGTACCAATATGCCCTGCGACAGGTTGCTTTCAGAAGGCGAGAAACTTAAATTTTCAGATTCGGTAAACTCACCGCCATCTAACGAAACCCTGATCCATAAATCGCCTTCACCATTGACAATAGTACCTCTGTAGGTATCGGTAAAATCCGCTTGTTCAGCTAACGAAAAGGCTTGAATTATTCCCGATTCCCGCCCGATACAGTTATTGATTTGCGGACAAGTTTCAATGTAAACGGACTGTAGCTCACCATAAAGCGGCGAATAAGGTCCGTACAATTCGCTTCCTGCGCCTCTCATTTCAAGGGTAAAGATGGGGTTGTCCAGGCTATTGTTGTTTATGATAAATGAGGCAGAACTTTGCTGGGTAAAACTGGGTGGCGGGTTATAGCTGATGCCAAAAGAGGTTTGCTGTCCCGGATTGATTGACAATTCCACCAACCCCAGAATGGTAAATTGGGTAATATTGTCTCCGTCTAAGTAAAAGCTGCCGATGTTTAAGGTTTCGGTTCCGGTGTTTTTGATGAAAAAGTTTAACGTCGGCGGTTGCATGGCAGCAGCAGGGAAATAAAATTCTTCACCGTTTGCTATTGGTTTCTTCCATCCGGTCGAGGGCACAATCAATTCCAGTTCCATGTTTTGAGCAGTTCCATGAAAAGGATTAAAAACCATTAAACCGGCTCCTAATACAAAAGAATAAATAAGTTTAAAGCAAGAAAACACGCATTTGGAAATGTCTTTCATATTGAAATTACTTTTTGAGGAGTTTCTAAAGGCAATTGGTAAAAGTCAGTTTAAAACACCCATTCGGCTTTTTAGTTGCAGAATTTTTAAAGGTTATTTGTTTACAGGAAATCCAACTTAGCATGGAACCAACACAAAACTATATGCTAAGATTGAAACTTGCAACAAGAAACGCATCTTGTCAGGTAAAAAAGAGAAAATGGCATATTTTTCCGTGCAAGTTAAGTTACGGCAGGTTTTTTTCAGAGGTTGCTACTATAAAACTAAGCAGACTCCTCGATTAAAAAAAAACCGGCAGAGCTGTTTAACTCTGCCGGCTGATTATTTTATTATCCTAAATACTTAGGTCATAAAAAAAGACATAAGTGTCAGATAGTTAGTACCTGATCAAGCTGACCCCAATTTTACTCGAGTTGGGCATATAGAGGTTAAAGTCTGCTACCGAAACGGTTTTGTCCAGATTGCAATCGGAAGTCAGGTATTGATTAATCAAAGATGCTTCGGACTGATAGAAGTTAAAGTCGAACACGGTAACGACACCGTCGCTGTTGAAGTCTCCGGCGCTAAGGGCAAAGAAACCACCGCTAACCGGGTTCATTTGATTGGTTCCCTGCACCTGAGCAGCCGATGAGGTAAAGTTGTAAGGCGATACACTGTTGTTGGTCATTACCGTGCCCGAACTGATTACGGCAAGGTGGTTGCGGTGTCGCACAACGATATGGAAGTTTTGTACATTGGAAACTCCGGGGAAATACAGGCCGGGTGTTCCGTCAAGTTCGAGGATTACACCGTCGTTTCTCAAGAATCCGGCTCTGCTTGCAGCAACAATACCGGGCGTAGCATTGTTTCTGAGTTCAATCAATACCCAATCGGTAATGTTTGCAGGCAGGTTGGTAACTCCTTCGTTGCCGTTATAGAACCAGGGTGCGCCTTTAAAGGGATGGGTTTCAGGAATAAGATTTTCAGCCAACAGAGTAGTGGTCATCATTCCTCCTCCGTTATAAGGCCCTTCCAACAATGCTCTTGCATGTACCCGTTGTGGGACCGTAGAAGAAACAGCCACCGTATAGGCAACGGCATCGGTGCAACCTCCGGCTGTTACCATCATCCTTACGATATAGTTACCCGGTGCGGGGAAGGTAAATTGCGGGCTTTGAGTTGTAGCATCAATGACTTCGTCGTCGTTAAAATCCCATTCCCATTCAGTAGGCGGATGATTGGGGTCGTATTGGGTAATGTCGTTAAACTGAACCGTCAGCGGCGAAGAGGTTTGATAGTGGTAGAAATCGGCACTGTTGCAACCGCCCACATAGACCAACAGATTGGAACTTTGTTCGTTTCCGTCTGAATCTGAGGTGGTAAGGGTCATCAAACTTCCTCCTACTTCAAACATAGTGCTGGGCAGGTTGATATTGTAGGTGCCGGGTCCGCTTAAAGGAACGGTTTGCGTGGTCATCATAGCAGCAGCATTGTTTAGGGTGTTATTGCCCGAAGTACGTTGGACAATATTTCCTCCGCCTCCACCTCCTGCTGCAGGTGGTTTGATTTTTATGTATCCTCTCAAATAGGAATTACCAATGTAACAGGTATCTCCGGTATAACAAGATAATTTTCCTTTCAATTCCGGCGGTGTGGTGGTGTTGTCCACTTCAAAAATTTGAGTATTTCCGGTCCACGGATCCATAAAATCAATATGGAGGGTAGGAACCATAATATGTTGTCCGGGAGGGATAGGAGGAAGTATTTCATCTCGAACACCGCTGTGCTTTGAACTTAGGGTAACGTAATGACCGGCGTAATCTTTTTCATCAACAACCCCATC
This is a stretch of genomic DNA from Sphingobacteriales bacterium. It encodes these proteins:
- a CDS encoding T9SS type A sorting domain-containing protein — translated: MKDISKCVFSCFKLIYSFVLGAGLMVFNPFHGTAQNMELELIVPSTGWKKPIANGEEFYFPAAAMQPPTLNFFIKNTGTETLNIGSFYLDGDNITQFTILGLVELSINPGQQTSFGISYNPPPSFTQQSSASFIINNNSLDNPIFTLEMRGAGSELYGPYSPLYGELQSVYIETCPQINNCIGRESGIIQAFSLAEQADFTDTYRGTIVNGEGDLWIRVSLDGGEFTESENLSFSPSESNLSQGILVHRGNSFVNTTDGDIPVFLKYVETYTRPDGSPLVLIAPETLGLPADIGGLAKFEFSTDSISSHNIILASDSYNGTFTPFLDYFEAIPNRTCFNCGHYSIYKRFYWLNMPPVVTANSPLGLKPNETAIITTDLLNVHDYEELPPPAGDLPYLPNPANVMFDFNSTTPLPEGSGILYLNGTPVTATTTFTLADLQAGLLTYENTNPDATNDSFVFRVHDTRGAFANDSGNTVYTFSIIIDEFIGIGETAPNSDKNNLQVFTDPIKQEALARFVTPKTEKVKLALYNLSGSHVADLFNGNTSANTTVEVPINIMLFPSGIYLLLLQTEQGVAERVKFSIIK